Proteins from one Roseimicrobium gellanilyticum genomic window:
- a CDS encoding glycosyltransferase family 2 protein yields MAFPLSISIISCNEEANIARCLKSAADLAEEIVVVDSGSKDRTREVAEEFGAKVSHQDWLGHRDQKNVALGLCTRPWVLALDCDEELSPELRRSIERFFQDGLADRFDGAECNRKVWFLGRWITHGDWYPDRKLRLFRREKSKWGGSPEHDYIELAGPTMRLEGDLHHYSFPSMSRYVEKINTFSDVFLARQKAEGKKWSVGANVTRPFWRFFRAYFLRRGFLDGFPGFWIAVSTAYFAFVRYSRKFEHEVNEGK; encoded by the coding sequence ATGGCCTTTCCGCTTTCGATTTCCATCATCTCCTGCAACGAGGAGGCAAACATCGCCCGCTGCCTGAAAAGTGCCGCGGACCTGGCGGAGGAGATTGTGGTGGTGGACTCGGGGTCCAAGGATCGCACCCGCGAGGTCGCAGAAGAGTTCGGGGCGAAGGTGAGCCACCAGGATTGGCTGGGACACCGCGACCAGAAGAATGTGGCCCTCGGCCTGTGCACCCGACCGTGGGTGCTGGCGCTGGATTGTGATGAGGAGTTGTCACCGGAGCTGCGCCGGAGCATCGAGCGCTTCTTCCAGGACGGGCTGGCGGACAGGTTCGATGGAGCGGAGTGCAACCGGAAGGTCTGGTTCCTCGGACGCTGGATCACTCATGGCGACTGGTACCCGGATCGGAAACTTCGACTTTTCCGCCGTGAAAAATCCAAGTGGGGCGGCAGCCCGGAGCACGATTACATCGAACTCGCAGGCCCGACGATGCGGCTCGAGGGGGACCTGCACCACTATTCCTTCCCCTCGATGAGCCGGTACGTGGAGAAGATCAATACCTTCAGTGATGTCTTCCTCGCCCGGCAAAAGGCGGAGGGGAAAAAGTGGTCGGTGGGAGCGAATGTCACGCGTCCGTTCTGGCGTTTCTTCCGGGCTTACTTTCTGCGCCGGGGCTTTCTGGATGGCTTTCCGGGCTTTTGGATTGCGGTGTCGACAGCCTATTTCGCCTTTGTGCGGTACAGCCGGAAGTTCGAGCACGAGGTGAATGAAGGGAAGTGA
- a CDS encoding DUF3309 family protein, whose translation MSLGTILLIVLILLLIGALPSWPYSSGWGYAPSGGLGLVLVILIILLLMGRL comes from the coding sequence ATGAGCTTGGGAACCATTCTTCTCATTGTCCTGATCCTTCTCCTCATCGGCGCCCTGCCGTCCTGGCCCTACAGTTCGGGCTGGGGTTACGCTCCTAGCGGTGGCCTCGGCTTGGTGCTCGTGATTCTGATCATTCTCCTTTTGATGGGGAGGCTGTAG
- a CDS encoding type 1 glutamine amidotransferase domain-containing protein, with product MKTDLSDKHVAILAADGFEQSELEEPLHALERAGANVTIISPHGGRIQGMHHLEKADEFDVDIPLKSAHSEDFDALLLPGGLANPDELRSNEQAVEFVREFADAGKPIAAICHGPWILIEAGIVNGRRLTSWPAIQSDIRNAGGEWVDEPVVVDHGLVTSRKPDDLKAFNAKVIEEIAEGGYHSSTGRTPAG from the coding sequence ATGAAAACAGACCTGTCTGACAAGCATGTGGCCATCCTTGCTGCGGATGGTTTTGAACAATCCGAGCTGGAGGAGCCCCTCCACGCCCTCGAGCGGGCCGGAGCGAATGTCACCATCATCTCACCCCATGGCGGGCGCATCCAGGGCATGCACCACCTGGAAAAGGCCGATGAGTTCGACGTGGACATCCCGCTCAAAAGCGCGCACTCCGAGGACTTCGATGCCCTGCTGCTCCCCGGTGGCCTCGCCAATCCGGATGAACTGCGCTCCAACGAGCAGGCCGTGGAATTCGTTCGCGAATTCGCCGATGCAGGCAAACCCATCGCCGCCATTTGTCACGGTCCGTGGATTCTCATTGAGGCCGGCATTGTGAATGGTCGCCGCCTCACCTCCTGGCCGGCCATCCAGAGCGACATCCGCAACGCCGGCGGAGAGTGGGTGGACGAACCGGTGGTCGTGGATCACGGTCTCGTCACCAGTCGCAAGCCGGATGACCTGAAGGCATTCAATGCAAAGGTCATCGAGGAAATCGCGGAAGGCGGCTACCATTCCTCCACTGGCAGGACTCCTGCTGGTTGA